From a region of the Myxococcaceae bacterium JPH2 genome:
- a CDS encoding ABC transporter substrate-binding protein, translating to MNARLSALLASAPPYPRRVVCMTEETTEVLYRIGAEDLVVGVSGFTVRPPAARKKPRVSSFLDADFERILELKPDLVLGFSDLQADIGRELCKRGVPVYLFNQRSIAEILQAVRVTGALVGRAEGAEALATELEANLERHADAAESLPRRPRIFFEEWHEPLISGIRWCSELVELVGGVDICSESRASQGAKGRIFDPQEVARRQPDGVIASWCGRKAQRDKIVARPGWESVPAVLADQLYEVRSAYILQPGPAALSDGVAQLARIVAAVARGETLPPARDGELRSALS from the coding sequence ATGAACGCCCGCCTGTCCGCGCTGCTTGCTTCGGCCCCGCCGTATCCGCGGCGGGTGGTGTGCATGACGGAGGAGACGACGGAGGTGCTCTACCGCATTGGCGCGGAGGACCTCGTCGTCGGCGTGTCGGGCTTCACGGTGCGCCCGCCCGCGGCGCGCAAGAAGCCGCGGGTCAGCTCGTTCCTCGACGCGGACTTCGAGCGCATCTTGGAGCTGAAGCCGGACCTGGTGTTGGGGTTCTCGGACCTGCAGGCGGACATCGGTCGCGAGCTGTGCAAGCGCGGAGTGCCCGTCTATCTGTTCAACCAGCGCTCCATCGCGGAGATCCTGCAGGCGGTGCGCGTGACGGGCGCGCTCGTGGGCCGCGCGGAAGGGGCCGAGGCGCTGGCCACGGAGCTGGAGGCCAACCTGGAGCGTCACGCCGACGCCGCCGAGTCGCTGCCGCGCCGTCCGCGCATCTTCTTCGAGGAGTGGCACGAGCCGCTCATCTCCGGCATCCGGTGGTGCTCGGAGCTGGTGGAGCTGGTGGGCGGCGTGGACATCTGCAGTGAGTCGCGCGCGTCCCAGGGGGCCAAGGGGCGCATCTTCGACCCACAGGAGGTGGCGCGCCGACAGCCCGACGGCGTCATCGCGAGCTGGTGCGGGCGCAAGGCGCAGCGGGACAAGATTGTCGCTCGGCCGGGCTGGGAGTCGGTGCCCGCGGTGCTGGCGGATCAGCTTTACGAGGTGCGGAGCGCGTACATCCTCCAGCCGGGGCCCGCGGCGCTGTCGGATGGGGTGGCGCAGCTCGCGCGCATCGTCGCCGCCGTCGCGCGGGGTGAGACGCTGCCCCCGGCTCGGGATGGGGAGCTGCGCTCGGCGTTGTCGTGA
- a CDS encoding serine/threonine protein kinase: protein MIESDVPTAGAPPDVTDPLLGRVLNERFRILETLGAGGMGRVYKAVQFPLERLVALKVLNPQYSDGKDPGFQKRFFLEASVTARLRHPNTVTVIDYGKTDDGIFYIAMEYLEGLTLSQLLTQEGPLPWGRALNITQQVARSLREAHKVGLIHRDLKPANIMVLNQETDHDVVKVLDFGLVKSIQGDADPVPKDASLTQTGIILGSPQYMAPEQARNVSDPRSDIYSLGVVLYQMLMGRPPFLAAQSIDVIVKHINEPPPAFGSLWPEHTVTPEVEAVVMKCLAKRAEDRFQSMEDVMNAMRRAAAASGVSGVFSSPRTAVGSGPISGPHTGPHVMPGSGPSTVALDISVEEPEKKSQKGFAVALFGGAVLLGIAGALVVALRPATPEPTSPAPVEATAIAPTPAPTPTPSPPPARDDLAPIPDPVRFLITTEPSGAQVEYEGKLVGETPVNIEVPSDALGHASAQLTFSLDGYQRIIVLAEGTGTEIRFNQKLTKTKKASTRPSKGPGSSAYKDDPYQ from the coding sequence ATGATCGAAAGCGACGTCCCGACGGCGGGCGCGCCACCCGACGTGACGGATCCCCTTCTGGGGAGAGTATTGAACGAGCGCTTCCGCATCTTGGAGACGCTCGGTGCCGGAGGCATGGGTCGCGTCTACAAGGCCGTCCAGTTCCCGCTGGAGCGGCTGGTGGCGTTGAAGGTGCTCAACCCGCAGTACAGCGACGGCAAGGACCCCGGCTTCCAGAAGCGCTTCTTCCTGGAGGCCAGCGTCACCGCGCGGCTGCGCCATCCGAACACCGTCACCGTCATCGACTACGGCAAGACCGACGACGGCATCTTCTACATCGCGATGGAGTACCTGGAGGGGCTCACGCTGTCGCAGCTCCTCACCCAGGAGGGGCCGCTGCCATGGGGCCGCGCGCTCAACATCACCCAGCAGGTGGCGCGCTCGCTGCGAGAGGCCCACAAGGTCGGCCTCATCCATCGCGACCTGAAGCCCGCCAACATCATGGTCCTCAACCAGGAGACCGACCATGACGTGGTGAAGGTGCTCGACTTCGGCCTGGTGAAGTCGATCCAGGGCGACGCGGATCCAGTCCCCAAGGACGCGTCGCTCACGCAGACGGGCATCATCCTGGGCTCGCCGCAGTACATGGCGCCCGAGCAGGCGCGCAACGTCTCCGACCCGCGCAGCGACATCTACAGCCTGGGCGTGGTGCTCTACCAGATGCTCATGGGACGGCCGCCGTTCCTGGCCGCGCAGAGCATCGACGTCATCGTCAAGCACATCAACGAGCCGCCGCCCGCGTTCGGCTCGCTGTGGCCCGAGCACACCGTCACGCCCGAGGTCGAGGCGGTGGTGATGAAGTGCCTGGCCAAGCGCGCAGAGGACCGCTTCCAGTCCATGGAAGATGTCATGAACGCCATGCGCCGCGCCGCCGCGGCCTCGGGCGTCAGCGGCGTCTTCTCCAGCCCCCGCACGGCGGTGGGCAGCGGCCCCATCAGCGGTCCGCACACCGGCCCGCACGTGATGCCCGGCTCCGGCCCCAGCACCGTGGCGCTGGATATCTCCGTGGAGGAGCCCGAGAAGAAGAGCCAGAAGGGGTTCGCGGTCGCGCTGTTCGGCGGCGCGGTGCTCCTTGGCATCGCGGGCGCATTGGTCGTGGCGCTGCGCCCGGCCACGCCCGAGCCCACCTCGCCCGCTCCGGTCGAGGCCACCGCCATCGCGCCCACCCCGGCGCCCACGCCCACGCCCTCGCCGCCTCCCGCGCGCGATGACCTGGCGCCCATTCCGGATCCGGTTCGCTTCCTCATCACCACCGAGCCCTCCGGCGCTCAGGTGGAGTACGAGGGCAAGCTGGTGGGCGAGACGCCGGTGAACATCGAGGTTCCCTCGGACGCGCTCGGTCACGCGAGCGCCCAGCTCACCTTCAGCCTGGACGGCTATCAGCGCATCATCGTCCTCGCCGAGGGCACCGGCACCGAGATTCGGTTCAACCAGAAGCTGACGAAGACGAAGAAGGCGAGCACGCGGCCCAGCAAGGGCCCCGGCTCGTCCGCGTACAAGGACGATCCCTACCAGTGA
- a CDS encoding TonB-dependent receptor — MCLCATEALADARLEARRHFRNGMSLIASGQFDPGIAELEAAYVIKPHPNVLFNIARAYQDAGRNQEALDTFKRYLTSNPADSSSVTVQVAKLEAALKAAEAAAEPKPGASGSSLPMPPPPASVQTTQQLATLMERLEKAIARAESLPSQPQQGPASSTYVPVALPGSGVEAAAAPAVDEGAVPYEERVVTASRRAQSSLEAPNATTVITAEDIRLSGATSLSELMRRVPGADVMTLGVGSANVSLRGFNQRIANKVLVLVDGRTEYQDFLGLTLWSTLPIGLDEIERIEVIRGPGSALYGANAMLGVINIITQAPGSGPRSRFTATVGSGHTVDGSFVSHGGSGPLRFRASAAYAQQDKWSRDYGDDRPDVALLGGSPETGLRGARGNLSTVYTFDNGRQLGVSGGVHRYATEVYPLGLLRNYYLNGLSAYAKSDVELGPIKVKAFWNHLAVDAGPQYEPIGQRSLATHVTSNVFNGEALYAKNFELAGEHQVNIGVEGRLKRVAFSYLGPLRQEVHAAAFIQDEWRVVEPFRFVASYRVDRHPLLDNGKPGLAHSPRVSALFTPFEGQAFRASAASAFREPTFLESYTRLPVPVPGVNGASVLTTGSTQLRPERLTALELGWRGEAPELGFDWDLALYQNTVKDLIGLSAFQALPAGEAYDPGTGSYLLGRSVFQNEAAIYTARGVEAGVTLAPIDGLGIKASAALQHMTAQNEEQCGPCSQAPGVKLYGGVTYRTRADLEFGVDAAFTSSTTWIEREPSPSDPTTVQFNSNPLAAYTVINARVGYEAVKDAVSVALVGSHLGGTHAQHPFGNRIERRVFATLTVTP, encoded by the coding sequence CTGTGTCTGTGCGCGACCGAGGCCCTCGCCGATGCCCGCCTCGAGGCCCGTCGTCACTTCCGCAATGGCATGAGCCTCATCGCCTCGGGGCAGTTCGACCCGGGCATCGCGGAGCTGGAGGCGGCCTACGTCATCAAGCCGCACCCCAACGTCCTCTTCAACATCGCCCGCGCGTATCAGGACGCGGGCCGCAACCAGGAGGCGCTCGACACGTTCAAGCGCTACCTGACCTCGAATCCGGCGGACTCCTCGTCCGTGACGGTGCAGGTGGCCAAGCTGGAGGCGGCGCTCAAGGCCGCCGAGGCCGCGGCGGAGCCGAAGCCCGGAGCGAGCGGCTCGTCGCTGCCCATGCCGCCGCCCCCGGCGAGCGTGCAGACGACGCAGCAGCTCGCCACGCTGATGGAGCGGTTGGAGAAGGCCATCGCGCGCGCCGAGTCCCTGCCGAGCCAGCCGCAGCAAGGCCCGGCCTCCTCCACCTACGTGCCCGTCGCCCTGCCGGGCTCGGGCGTGGAGGCGGCGGCCGCGCCCGCGGTGGACGAAGGCGCGGTGCCCTACGAAGAGCGCGTCGTGACGGCGAGCCGTCGCGCGCAGTCCTCCCTCGAGGCGCCCAACGCGACCACGGTCATCACCGCGGAAGACATCCGCCTGTCGGGCGCGACCAGCCTGTCGGAGCTGATGCGCCGGGTGCCGGGCGCGGACGTGATGACGCTCGGCGTGGGCAGCGCGAACGTGTCGCTGCGCGGCTTCAACCAGCGCATCGCCAACAAGGTGCTCGTCCTGGTGGACGGCCGCACCGAGTACCAGGACTTCCTCGGCCTGACGCTCTGGTCCACGCTGCCCATCGGGCTGGATGAAATCGAGCGCATCGAGGTCATCCGCGGACCGGGCAGCGCCCTGTACGGCGCCAACGCCATGCTCGGCGTCATCAACATCATCACCCAGGCGCCCGGCAGCGGGCCCCGCTCGCGCTTCACCGCGACGGTGGGCAGTGGCCACACGGTGGACGGCTCGTTCGTCAGCCATGGCGGCTCCGGCCCCCTGCGCTTCCGGGCCTCGGCGGCGTACGCGCAACAGGACAAGTGGAGCCGCGACTACGGCGATGATCGCCCGGACGTGGCGCTGCTGGGTGGCTCCCCGGAGACGGGGCTCCGCGGCGCGCGCGGCAACCTGTCCACCGTCTACACGTTCGACAACGGGCGGCAGCTCGGCGTCTCCGGCGGCGTGCACCGCTACGCCACGGAGGTCTATCCGCTCGGCCTCCTGCGCAACTACTACCTCAACGGCCTGAGCGCGTACGCCAAGAGCGACGTGGAGCTGGGCCCCATCAAGGTCAAGGCGTTCTGGAACCACCTCGCGGTGGACGCGGGGCCGCAGTACGAGCCCATCGGACAGCGCTCGCTGGCCACGCACGTCACCTCCAACGTGTTCAACGGCGAAGCGCTGTACGCCAAGAACTTCGAGCTGGCGGGTGAGCACCAGGTGAACATCGGCGTGGAAGGCCGCCTCAAGCGCGTGGCCTTCAGCTACCTGGGCCCGCTGCGCCAGGAGGTCCACGCCGCGGCCTTCATCCAGGATGAGTGGCGCGTGGTGGAGCCCTTCCGCTTCGTGGCCAGCTACCGCGTGGACCGCCACCCGCTCCTCGACAACGGCAAGCCCGGACTGGCGCACTCGCCGCGCGTCTCGGCGCTGTTCACGCCGTTCGAGGGACAGGCGTTCCGCGCCTCGGCGGCCTCGGCCTTCCGCGAGCCCACCTTCCTCGAGAGCTACACGCGCCTTCCCGTCCCGGTGCCGGGCGTCAACGGCGCCAGCGTGCTCACCACGGGCAGCACGCAGCTGCGTCCCGAGCGCCTCACCGCCCTGGAGCTGGGGTGGCGTGGCGAGGCCCCGGAGCTGGGCTTCGACTGGGACCTGGCGCTCTACCAGAACACGGTGAAGGACCTCATCGGCCTGTCCGCGTTCCAGGCCCTGCCCGCGGGCGAGGCGTATGACCCGGGCACGGGCAGCTACCTCCTGGGCCGCTCGGTCTTCCAGAACGAGGCCGCCATCTACACGGCGCGCGGCGTGGAGGCCGGCGTCACGCTGGCCCCCATCGACGGCCTGGGCATCAAGGCCAGCGCCGCGCTCCAGCACATGACGGCGCAGAACGAGGAGCAGTGCGGCCCGTGCAGCCAGGCCCCCGGGGTCAAGCTGTACGGCGGCGTCACGTACCGCACGCGCGCGGACCTGGAGTTCGGCGTGGACGCGGCCTTCACCTCGTCCACCACGTGGATCGAGCGTGAGCCCTCTCCGTCCGACCCCACCACCGTGCAGTTCAACTCCAACCCGCTGGCGGCCTACACGGTCATCAACGCGCGCGTGGGCTACGAGGCCGTGAAGGACGCGGTGTCCGTCGCGCTCGTGGGCAGTCACCTGGGCGGCACGCACGCCCAACATCCCTTTGGCAATCGCATCGAGCGGCGAGTCTTCGCCACGCTGACGGTGACTCCATGA
- a CDS encoding M4 family metallopeptidase — protein MSRNGLKRFAFTSQDESAPTARALRPLVGVDVQAPPGEELKALSAEMVARRYLSGALASDKLPTFTLEPLAEGQSEFRSLGTEALPLTGTRTVKFRQVYRKIPIYGSLVTVELDENNELLSISSAMGEPAQVDAVAHIAPSQALDVVRREAGYGDVALEVVPQLRFYFDASAQRWRLVYITQDVPKHSAPASAMPQLSDFVVDAQTGEFVGELPRTQSTGQPLQIHAVDARGQERLIGCSQEGDTTQLYDVERNVRTYDFGFQDVSLETGLPGLACVAPWDPGAVSAHANAAEVALFLKDVLKREGLDNRGGSFVSSINCTYGESPGGHEWRNAAWIGTQMVYGQRLLEGRLLSYAVAEDVVAHEITHGLTGFTARLQYQGETGALNESYSDIFGILVANRHEPDVSRWDWRMGEELSETGVPLRDLSQPSKYGQPEHMRDFVPLPLDALHDWGGVHRYSGIHNRAAYLILTAKDASGRPLFTPAEVAALFYLTLTQRLSRTSTFSDSRRGMLLSARSLFRADAARSDRLQALEAAFDAVGIT, from the coding sequence ATGTCGCGGAATGGACTGAAGCGTTTTGCCTTCACGAGCCAGGATGAGAGCGCCCCGACGGCGCGCGCGCTGAGGCCGTTGGTGGGCGTGGATGTGCAAGCGCCGCCCGGCGAGGAGCTCAAGGCGCTCTCCGCGGAGATGGTGGCGCGGCGCTACCTGTCGGGCGCGCTGGCCAGCGACAAGTTGCCCACCTTCACGCTCGAGCCGCTGGCAGAGGGGCAGAGCGAGTTTCGCTCGCTGGGGACGGAGGCGCTGCCGCTGACCGGGACGCGGACGGTGAAGTTCCGGCAGGTGTACCGGAAGATTCCCATCTACGGCTCGCTGGTGACGGTGGAGCTGGATGAGAACAACGAGCTGCTCTCCATCAGCTCCGCGATGGGCGAGCCCGCCCAGGTGGACGCGGTGGCTCACATCGCGCCAAGTCAGGCCCTGGACGTGGTGCGCCGCGAGGCGGGCTACGGCGATGTCGCGTTGGAGGTGGTGCCGCAGCTCCGGTTCTACTTCGACGCGTCGGCGCAGCGCTGGCGGCTCGTCTACATCACGCAGGACGTGCCCAAGCACTCCGCGCCCGCGAGCGCGATGCCGCAGTTGTCGGACTTCGTCGTGGACGCGCAGACGGGGGAGTTCGTCGGCGAGCTGCCCCGGACGCAGAGCACCGGCCAGCCACTTCAAATCCACGCCGTGGATGCGCGCGGGCAGGAGCGGCTCATCGGCTGCAGCCAGGAAGGGGACACCACCCAGCTCTACGACGTGGAGCGCAACGTGCGCACGTATGACTTCGGCTTCCAGGACGTGAGCTTGGAGACGGGGCTGCCGGGCCTCGCGTGCGTGGCGCCGTGGGACCCCGGGGCGGTGAGCGCCCACGCGAACGCGGCGGAGGTGGCGCTGTTCCTCAAGGACGTGCTCAAGCGCGAGGGGTTGGACAACCGCGGGGGCTCGTTCGTCTCCAGCATCAACTGCACCTATGGCGAGAGCCCCGGCGGCCACGAGTGGCGCAACGCCGCGTGGATCGGCACGCAGATGGTGTACGGGCAGCGTCTGCTGGAGGGGCGGCTGCTCAGCTACGCGGTGGCCGAGGACGTGGTGGCACACGAAATCACCCACGGCCTCACGGGCTTCACCGCGCGGCTCCAATACCAGGGCGAGACGGGCGCGTTGAACGAGTCGTACTCGGACATCTTCGGCATCCTCGTGGCCAATCGTCACGAGCCGGACGTGAGCCGCTGGGACTGGCGCATGGGCGAGGAGCTGAGTGAAACAGGCGTGCCGCTGCGCGACCTGAGCCAGCCATCCAAGTACGGTCAGCCCGAGCACATGCGCGACTTCGTGCCGCTGCCGTTGGACGCGCTCCACGACTGGGGCGGCGTGCATCGCTACAGCGGCATCCACAACCGCGCCGCGTACCTCATCCTGACGGCGAAGGACGCGTCCGGGCGCCCCCTCTTCACGCCGGCGGAGGTGGCGGCCCTGTTCTACCTGACGCTGACGCAGCGGCTGTCGCGCACGTCCACGTTCAGCGACAGCCGCCGAGGCATGCTGCTGTCCGCCCGGAGCCTCTTCCGCGCGGACGCGGCCCGGAGCGACCGACTGCAGGCGCTCGAGGCCGCGTTCGACGCGGTGGGCATCACGTAG
- a CDS encoding response regulator: MKSGPLPTPEAPSPRLSGSTPAVRPTSGISPQRVLLVDDSRSIRTLLKIYLMARSFEFLEAESAEEGLKVAEAGPVDLILTDFHMDGMNGADFAAQIRASANVRLAKVPILMMTGDPNVAEVRALGQKAGISAFVRKPVSCAQLMTLVDTILPLPRK, from the coding sequence ATGAAGTCAGGCCCCCTCCCCACTCCCGAAGCGCCATCCCCTCGTCTGTCCGGGAGTACGCCTGCGGTGCGCCCGACCTCTGGAATCTCGCCCCAGCGGGTCCTGCTGGTGGATGACAGCCGCTCCATCCGGACGCTGCTGAAGATCTACCTGATGGCCCGCAGCTTCGAGTTCCTCGAGGCGGAGTCCGCCGAGGAGGGACTGAAGGTCGCCGAGGCGGGACCGGTGGACCTCATCCTCACGGACTTCCACATGGATGGAATGAACGGGGCGGACTTCGCGGCGCAGATTCGCGCCAGCGCGAACGTGCGACTCGCCAAGGTTCCCATCCTGATGATGACGGGCGACCCCAACGTCGCCGAGGTGCGTGCCCTGGGCCAGAAGGCCGGCATCAGCGCCTTCGTCCGCAAGCCGGTGAGCTGTGCACAGCTCATGACGCTGGTGGACACCATCCTCCCGCTGCCCCGCAAGTAG
- a CDS encoding sulfoxide reductase heme-binding subunit YedZ translates to MASPPHPWLNPALTVGGLAPLAILVLQGTQGSLGANAIERALNQTGLTALVLLLASLACTPLRLLSGWTWPARVRRTLGLLGFTYVVAHFLTYVVLDQNLALSALVADVVKRPFITVGFTALVLLVPLAVTSTKASVRRLGFPRWQRLHRLAYVAAALGVVHFVWRVKRDVTEPLVYGAVLALLLAVRVGEALRQRRARASQARRAA, encoded by the coding sequence ATGGCTTCGCCTCCGCATCCGTGGCTCAACCCCGCCCTCACTGTCGGCGGTCTCGCTCCTTTGGCGATCTTGGTCCTCCAGGGCACTCAGGGCTCGCTCGGCGCCAACGCCATCGAGCGCGCTTTGAACCAGACGGGGCTCACGGCCCTGGTGCTGCTGCTGGCTTCGCTCGCGTGCACGCCGCTGCGGCTGCTCTCCGGGTGGACCTGGCCCGCGCGCGTGCGTCGCACGCTGGGGCTCCTGGGCTTCACGTATGTCGTGGCCCACTTCCTCACGTACGTCGTGTTGGATCAAAACCTCGCGCTGTCCGCGCTCGTCGCGGATGTGGTGAAGCGTCCCTTCATCACCGTGGGCTTCACCGCGCTGGTGCTGCTCGTTCCGCTGGCCGTGACGTCAACGAAGGCGTCGGTGCGTCGGCTGGGCTTTCCTCGATGGCAGCGGCTGCACCGACTGGCCTACGTGGCCGCCGCGTTGGGCGTGGTGCACTTCGTGTGGCGGGTGAAGCGCGACGTCACCGAGCCGCTCGTCTACGGCGCGGTGCTCGCGTTGCTGCTGGCCGTGCGCGTGGGCGAAGCGCTGCGTCAGCGCCGGGCACGCGCGTCTCAAGCAAGACGCGCGGCCTGA